The window TAGGACCAAAAAAGGGCACTTCAGGCTACTCTTTTTCTTGATCATGTGTCACAGTTGAAAATGTTGGCTGCAACTATGTTTATAATTGTCGAATTAGAAGATTGTGATTTGGGTATTTTGCCTTTAGGGTTTTGAAGAGATTTCGTGTTCGATTTGCAGGTCAGTTTGGGTGCGTTTGCTTACTTATTTTCAGAACTTGTTCAGTACAATCAAACACAAGTTGACAACATTGGAGAACTAGAAAAGAGGTAAAGTCGATAAATTCCAAGTTCATCATACCATCATCATCATGATTCATAACTTACAATCTGCAATCTAAtcttttttgtgaaaaaaaatatcattttttttccaatttgtGAGAAGAACCCTTTGTCCTCCTTTCAGTTTCAAAACCAAATGGCATGAAAGGGATAACCAATctttattttatatgttttagttgAAATTTATCTTACAACTAGAAATTACTTAGTGGAAGTTTATGATAAAATCTATCTCAATTTCTGCATTCTAATAGTAATGTGTTTGACATTGAAAATCAAAATATTGATAGAAGGAAAAAAGAATGAGGGCAAATTTGTTTATAATTACAAAAGATTTTGTTTATAACATCAACTTTCTTTCAACTAATTTTATGTGATCAGATTGGAGGATGCTGGCTATGCTGTTGGGACACGAGTACTTGAACTACTTTGCAATAGAGAAAAGGTCAcataagtctttttttttttatccaaatttCATAAATATTTAACATACTAAATATAATTACAAAACTACTATTTAAATAACAATCTACTCTTTTGTAAATAAAGCAATCATTGTAACAAACACTTGATCTGTTTTTTTAGCTTTTTTTTTTAccctttaattttatttttaatgatgcAGGGTAATAGAAGGGAGACACGGCTGTTGGGCATTTTGTCTTTTATACATAGTACTGTATGGAAGGTTTTATTTGGAAAGGTTTGTtgcaatttctttttttttttaaaaaaaaaaaaaccaatttaTGCAAAATTCAACCACCACATTTAGGTAGCTGATTCACTTGAAAAAGGCACTGAACACGAAGATGAATATATGATTAGTGAAAAGGAGCTTCTAGTAAACAGGTAAGtttctcttttccttttattAATATCACAATTTTCTTTTCTcatcgatttttttttttaattatttatagatttatttCTGTTCCAAAAGACATGGGATCCTTCAATTGTGGTGCTTTTGTTGCAGGGGTAGTAAGGGTAAGATgttatttcctttttttttttaatacttaATACAGAAAGAACGACTTAATAGAGAAAGTTAGTAAATAAGATTTTGCACATTAAGTTCTGACAATTTACAAATTTGCCCTTTTTTTGTTCTGTTTGAAGGGAGTGTTGGATAATGCTGGCTTCCCGGCTGTTGTTACCGCTCATTTTGTTCCTGTGGATGGTCAACAACGCCCTCGGACCaccattttaatcaaatttgctgaagaggttatttatttatttatttatatgtatatgtgaagtattattttaaaaattatgttattgAAATGTAGTGTGAATTATTTTGCTTTTTGGCACAGGTTCTAAGAAGAGAAGCAAGATTAGGATGATTCTTGTGTTATTACTTATTCGTATTGTATTATCTTTAAAAAGTGATATTTActacaatttgttttttttttattatcttaaGAAGTACTAGTataatttttgtttgttttccaTTGATTGATTTGGAATGAGAAAAAGGATTCAAAGGATATATTTGAGtttcttttgttgttttcaagtatTTATTGGTGTTTGAATAAGAATTTAAAGCTTATTTATGAAGTAATTGCAAGTTGTTGACATGTTATCAATTACACTAGGGAAGGGGATTAATCATGTTTTAAATTATGATGCATAAAGCAAGATATATGATGTTTTTATCCATCTTGATATATCTTTTTGTATGgatatgtaaatgaaaaaactaGCAATTGAGCATTAAACAtaatgaaagtattttgtttgtttGCAATATAGAAATAATATTGATAGTTTGATACACTCATCATAAAATATAGCTCCTTCTCTTGATTGAGATTCATAAGGGAATGGAATAGACCATTACAAAGTAAATTTAAAACAATATTTTAGTTATAATGATTGGATTTATTATTTACAAAACAAAATTATTAAACAAGGAAATGATATAAAAGGCATtgtgtttttaatttattttttgattttgacattgtattatttttttgttttaaagcGAATAGTGAAACTTTTGACCATTTCCCCACCATCCTCCCGAGGTATCTGATTTGCCATGTAGAGTTGGAAAATACGATGtcggaaaaaaaaataaaaacataatgtttttataagaaaatttggAAAATAGTGTCAAAGTCAAAAAATAAAAGTGTAGTGTCTTTTGTGTCATTGAAACAATAATGAAAATGTCAACGttgaataaagttggaaaatacAATGCTCAAGTCAAAACGTAAAACTAATACAATGTagatatcaaaaaaaaaatgtatgttGTATCATTTGTCATgttaaaaacattttcataagaCTTTATAAAGAAAGCTATATGTCAAAGTAAGAACTCTTTGTGTACATgagttctgtttttttttttttttttaatttaaatgtttaaaaatataaaaatgaaacaGAGTCTGAATCTGAATCACGTTCAATAATGGATTGTTTTTAGTCTTCGTGATTAGAAactaatatatgatttttttttccttATTCTTCACGTTCTTAATTCTTGATTACAATATCAAGTTTTGTATTCTACTACTCCTAACTCTTCATTATAATACTACATTACAGGTGTTTCATGTACCCCATGTTGGTGTTCTTGAGTTAGAAATAAAGGTAATGAAGATTAGGAAACAAACATGTATTGATGAATCCTTCCAATTTTGGAGGAAGATTATGAGAGAAATATTAGTTACTGAATTAACAAAAACCATTgcataaacaaaagaaacaactCAAAATCAAAACCCATGAATAAAGAAAGTATACTGAATTAACAAGATTTCAAAAGTCTACATTTTTTttaagtacaaaaacaaaacaacTCTACCACATTTCAAGATACCCatcttccaaaaaaaaaaagaaaaaaaaaagaattttcacAAAAAGGCAATTGCCCCTCTCATATAGTAaaagaataagcatcatacagAAACAGAACTTAATACCAAATTTGAAATAATGTGTGTCCTTTTGTCTCCCTTCCTTCTTTGCACTGCTTCTATAAAAAAGGCAGAGCTGCTTTTCTTTGTGGAAACTGATAACTGTCAAAAACCAATTTTTAACTGTCACATAACAGCAAAAATAATTTGTTACagctataattgggtagatttttaaagaaaaaaattttcataataagaaaaaatttaaagtacaatgctatgatTGGATAACTTTTTTAAGGTTAAATATAAAGTAGAATGATGTAATAAACATGACAATGGAATGTAATGACTCATTCCATTCATTTATGATTCCATTCCATCGTACCAAAGCCAAACAAACACCAAACATTCAATGATATTTAATGAGTCTTGAATGTAATTACTCATTCCATTCATGtgtgattccattccatcatTGATCATATCAAAGTATCAAACACACAACAAGCATGCAATGAAGTTTAATGAAACTTAAGACATACCTCTTTCCGGCTCCTTTTTCGAGGTGACATTCATTGCCTTTTACTCAATAGGGAGAACAGCATCAAGATTCTTCTGAAGCAACCAGCCTCTAGGGTACCCCACTTCACGAGCTTCCAAATGAAGATGCCAATTCAAGATTTTAGAACACCCAAATGGGGTACCTTCCATTTGACTCTCATCTTCCACCAACTGTTCTATAAAAGTAGTCTCCTGAAATCCCAGAATAAtaccataaaaaaaaaaaaaaaaacatacatttaAGTGAATGTTGATTTGAAAAAGAATATATATGATGTGATGTCATACTTGGAATCCCTCTTTAATGGTGTCTAATTGACGAATTGAAGGTGCAATGGGTTTTTGCCATCTCTTTGGGTCCCACAAGATGGTGCTGTTGAATGCAAATCCTGACATATCAACATGAAATCTTCGAAGTTTTTTACTTTTTTCATTTGTATGCCATCCAATTACATGGCTGCCATTGCATACAGGACCTTCCAAAACTGCCTTGTTTTTGCTCTGTGCAAGCATTGCAACTGGCCATGTGCCAAAACGGCTGCAATCAGCAAAGTAAACGAACAGAAACATCTTAGGGATTAATGCCCAAAAGTAATCACAATCATAATCACACATACTCACAAGATAATGGTTTAGCAATAGAACAATAAGAGATAACTAACAATAGCAAACAAAGTACCTGATTTCTCTCAAAGTATCGAACAATTCAAGTGAATAGATATTATCATCATCTGCAAAATAGACGATTCCATCAAGCTTATGGTGCTCAATGTGTTCAAGTGCTGTATTCCGCTGGTGAACACCTCTATCCTTTATATTGGTAAGATTCTTGGTGCATACCAAATGCCGATACATAATTCCCATTCCCCTAAGAATATCTGCAGTTTCTGTAGAAGCCACATTCATCTCCACAACAATCCAAAGAACTGGAGGAGGTACAAGCCTAAGAACTTGACCCAGTCTATTCAAATAATAAGCCTGAAGAGCTCGATTATAAGTTGGTGTCACAACAATGACCTGTTTCCTAGCAACATAATCAAACCTCTCCTTCACGTTTTCTCTTTTCACAACAGCTAACTCCACCTTATCTACCACAATATCCTCCTTCACATCTAGGATCGGAGGGCGGTTGACTTCAAATGAAAAATCGGGAGTCCTAACATCTTCGAATTCCCCAAACGGTGCCAAACCTAACAAAAACCCTACCAAGAAAAACGATAAGCAACTATAAATCGATCTCTTCCACGTTCGAAAACCTTTCCGAGGAAGACTATGTTTTTCACCTCCTATAAATCTCCGAACTCCCAAGGCGAATCTACTGGTGGAATTAAGCTTATGCGAGGGTGAATTCACTGAAAACGGACTAACATTCCCTCCATTTTGATGCGAACGATCCTGATACGGCGAAAGTGTTCTCCGAATCGAAGCCATCGATCATAGGTAATCCAATCTAAACAGTATTATATTCCATATCTTGCCATCGCTTTCGTTCCAATAATCAGATTCGAATGCagcaaaatgaaaagaaaaaaaaaaaactattctaCAGTTTCAACTTTCTAAGTGATTAAACGATCAATACAAAAGCATAGAGCGATGGAATTCTTTACTTGATTTGTGATAATTGGAATAAGCAATTGGAGTAAATTGAGGCGATGAACGTTGAATAGAATTTAGGGTTTGTTTTTGGATCTGGAAGTTGAAGTGGAAGAATGAACTGAAAATTCTAGAATTGATTGGAAAACAACAAGCGATACCAGGTTGTAAGCGCGTTCATTGCATTTGATTTGGGGGTGAAGGTGAATCCTTGTCGAAAGGAATTGCGTTGAATCGGGTTTTTACACGACAACACATCGCCAAATCGAGTTGGATTTAgagaattatttattttaaaaataaataaataaactacttTGCAATGAAATTACTATAT of the Lactuca sativa cultivar Salinas chromosome 6, Lsat_Salinas_v11, whole genome shotgun sequence genome contains:
- the LOC111877437 gene encoding uncharacterized protein LOC111877437; the encoded protein is MIGAGKIKQYTNVLDKPLSKGKQEVSLGAFAYLFSELVQYNQTQVDNIGELEKRLEDAGYAVGTRVLELLCNREKGNRRETRLLGILSFIHSTVWKVLFGKVADSLEKGTEHEDEYMISEKELLVNRFISVPKDMGSFNCGAFVAGVVRGVLDNAGFPAVVTAHFVPVDGQQRPRTTILIKFAEEVLRREARLG
- the LOC111877436 gene encoding probable beta-1,4-xylosyltransferase IRX9H; protein product: MASIRRTLSPYQDRSHQNGGNVSPFSVNSPSHKLNSTSRFALGVRRFIGGEKHSLPRKGFRTWKRSIYSCLSFFLVGFLLGLAPFGEFEDVRTPDFSFEVNRPPILDVKEDIVVDKVELAVVKRENVKERFDYVARKQVIVVTPTYNRALQAYYLNRLGQVLRLVPPPVLWIVVEMNVASTETADILRGMGIMYRHLVCTKNLTNIKDRGVHQRNTALEHIEHHKLDGIVYFADDDNIYSLELFDTLREISRFGTWPVAMLAQSKNKAVLEGPVCNGSHVIGWHTNEKSKKLRRFHVDMSGFAFNSTILWDPKRWQKPIAPSIRQLDTIKEGFQETTFIEQLVEDESQMEGTPFGCSKILNWHLHLEAREVGYPRGWLLQKNLDAVLPIE